In the genome of Desulfuromonas sp. DDH964, one region contains:
- a CDS encoding beta-ketoacyl-[acyl-carrier-protein] synthase family protein, translating to MHRVAITGIGIVSCLGSDRARVASALRRGESGIVLDAERQRLGYRSPLTGALPDFDASARLSRKQRKTMPDFAIQAYHAAADALSMSGLAAEEIQNPASGLIFGCDSSCIAAVEQVDLLRQAGETKAIGSGLVFRSMTSCVTMNLNTLFHTQGACWTLSSACSSGGHAIGQAADLIALGRQERMICGGAQEINWESMCSFDALNAFSLRLDDPQRACRPFDADRDGLVPSGGAAAVLLERYDLAQARGARILGEVAAYAFSSDGQHLSVPSQGGLQRAMAGAIAQAGLKPADIDYICAHATSTPAGDAAEAENIHAVFGDDGPWVSSTKSMTGHELWMSGASQVVYSTLMAEGGFIAPNINFSTPDDSSRRLRIAAETVPRAPELVLCNSAGFGGTNSCLVLRFGA from the coding sequence ATGCATCGGGTTGCAATCACAGGTATTGGTATCGTTTCCTGTCTCGGCAGTGACCGGGCGCGGGTGGCATCCGCCCTGCGCCGGGGCGAGTCGGGGATCGTTCTCGATGCCGAGCGGCAGCGGCTGGGCTATCGCAGCCCGCTGACCGGGGCCCTGCCCGATTTTGACGCCAGCGCCCGGCTTTCCCGCAAGCAACGCAAAACGATGCCCGACTTTGCCATTCAGGCTTATCACGCCGCCGCGGATGCTCTGTCCATGTCCGGTCTGGCGGCGGAGGAGATCCAGAACCCTGCGAGCGGGTTGATCTTCGGCTGTGATTCGAGCTGCATCGCCGCGGTCGAACAGGTCGACCTGCTGCGCCAGGCCGGCGAAACCAAGGCGATTGGCAGCGGGCTGGTCTTTCGGTCCATGACCAGCTGCGTAACGATGAACCTCAATACCCTGTTCCATACCCAGGGCGCCTGCTGGACCCTCAGCTCGGCCTGTTCCAGTGGCGGTCATGCCATTGGTCAGGCCGCCGACCTGATCGCTCTCGGTCGCCAGGAGCGGATGATTTGCGGGGGGGCCCAGGAGATCAACTGGGAGTCGATGTGCAGTTTCGATGCGCTCAATGCCTTCTCGCTGCGCCTCGACGACCCACAGCGGGCCTGCCGCCCCTTTGATGCCGACCGGGATGGCCTGGTGCCAAGTGGTGGCGCGGCCGCCGTTCTCCTCGAACGTTATGACCTGGCCCAGGCCCGCGGGGCGCGGATTCTCGGTGAAGTGGCAGCCTATGCCTTCTCATCCGACGGGCAGCATCTTTCCGTACCCAGCCAGGGCGGGCTGCAGCGGGCGATGGCGGGGGCGATTGCCCAGGCCGGCCTGAAACCGGCCGATATCGACTACATCTGCGCCCATGCGACCTCGACCCCGGCTGGTGACGCCGCGGAGGCGGAGAACATCCACGCCGTCTTCGGCGATGACGGCCCCTGGGTTTCCTCGACCAAGTCGATGACCGGGCATGAACTCTGGATGTCCGGGGCTTCCCAGGTCGTTTACAGCACCCTGATGGCCGAAGGCGGCTTTATCGCTCCCAATATCAATTTCAGCACGCCCGACGACAGCAGCCGCCGGCTGCGCATCGCCGCCGAGACCGTCCCCCGGGCGCCGGAACTGGTCCTCTGCAATTCGGCAGGATTCGGTGGGACCAATTCCTGCCTGGTGCTGAGGTTTGGCGCGTGA
- a CDS encoding phosphopantetheine-binding protein, with translation MTEEQIIDLINRSLAEEFELELADLQPEANIYADLGLDSLDTVDMVIVLEGAFKFKIREEEAIREIRTLGDIHRFVIAKLKN, from the coding sequence ATGACTGAAGAACAGATCATTGATCTGATCAACCGCTCCCTCGCTGAAGAGTTCGAGCTCGAACTCGCCGATTTGCAGCCCGAAGCCAATATCTATGCGGATCTCGGTCTCGACAGCCTCGACACTGTCGACATGGTGATCGTTCTCGAAGGCGCCTTCAAGTTCAAAATCCGCGAAGAGGAGGCGATCCGCGAAATTCGCACCCTCGGGGATATTCACCGCTTCGTCATTGCCAAGCTGAAGAACTGA
- a CDS encoding LolA family protein: MTRLLRFLCSVIIALLLVPALAGAESADQDLDQVLDRLAQAAAGIETLASDFVQEKYLAVFQEALRSGGRFYYQKPDRLRWELRTPVVTGFALNGNSGRRWRGDEANSESFDIRQDPVMKVVAEQLLAWARPDFPWLQAHYRLILVATAPVELRLEPKFETAGMIDYLQIVFAADGSHVAQVEIHDRDGDYTRLRFSATQVNLPLDRKLF; encoded by the coding sequence ATGACCCGGCTGCTGCGTTTTCTTTGCAGCGTTATAATCGCTCTGCTGCTGGTCCCTGCGCTGGCTGGGGCCGAAAGCGCCGACCAGGACCTGGACCAGGTACTCGACCGGTTGGCCCAGGCGGCGGCCGGTATCGAGACCCTCGCCAGCGATTTTGTGCAGGAGAAATATCTGGCTGTTTTCCAGGAGGCGCTCCGCTCCGGCGGACGCTTCTACTACCAGAAACCTGACCGCCTGCGCTGGGAACTGCGCACCCCCGTGGTCACCGGGTTTGCCCTCAACGGCAACAGTGGGCGGCGCTGGCGCGGTGACGAGGCGAACAGCGAGAGCTTCGATATCCGCCAGGATCCGGTGATGAAGGTGGTCGCCGAGCAGCTCCTGGCCTGGGCACGGCCTGATTTCCCCTGGCTGCAGGCCCATTACCGGTTGATCCTGGTGGCGACCGCACCGGTCGAGTTGCGACTTGAGCCCAAATTCGAAACGGCGGGGATGATCGATTACCTGCAGATCGTCTTCGCCGCGGACGGCAGCCATGTCGCCCAGGTCGAGATTCACGATCGGGACGGTGATTATACCCGGCTGCGTTTCTCCGCCACCCAGGTCAACCTCCCGCTCGACCGGAAGCTTTTTTAA
- a CDS encoding beta-ketoacyl-[acyl-carrier-protein] synthase family protein, with protein MRALRRVVVTGLGAVSPFGRGVPTLMAALYAGQSAVRQVPELERIGGLRTRVAALVQGIDPREIPRKDRRSMSAMSVYATLASHEALAQAGIGTPELEGGRLGVAIGSTVGSTQTTEDFFRDFFTDHSLERMKSTLFFQIMNHSCAANVVQALGITGRLLAPSAACSTGCQAVGYGYEQVALGRQDFMLCGGADEFHPLTAATFDVMTAASIGFNDEPELTPRPFDRRRDGMVCSEGGGIVLLEALDSALARGATILGEVTGFATVSDPSSIANPNAAAMERCMRETLEDAELAPEEVDYINAHATATTQGDIAEAEAIRAIFAARVPVSSLKGHMGHTMAASGALELLASIEMLRQGRLVPTLNLNEVDPACAGILHVRGMESRPVRAFIKNNFALGGVNSSLVVRRYPHD; from the coding sequence ATGCGCGCACTGAGGCGGGTTGTGGTTACCGGGTTGGGGGCTGTTTCCCCCTTCGGTCGGGGTGTTCCGACGCTGATGGCGGCCCTTTATGCCGGGCAAAGCGCCGTTCGCCAGGTCCCCGAGCTGGAGCGGATCGGCGGCTTGCGTACCCGCGTCGCCGCCCTGGTGCAGGGGATTGACCCCCGCGAGATACCGCGCAAGGACCGGCGCTCCATGTCGGCGATGTCGGTCTATGCGACCCTCGCCAGCCACGAAGCTCTGGCCCAGGCCGGCATCGGTACCCCTGAGCTGGAGGGAGGACGCCTCGGTGTCGCCATCGGTTCCACCGTCGGCAGCACTCAGACGACCGAAGACTTTTTCCGCGACTTTTTCACCGACCATAGCCTGGAGCGGATGAAGTCGACCCTCTTCTTCCAGATCATGAATCACAGCTGTGCCGCCAACGTGGTCCAGGCTCTCGGCATAACCGGCCGCCTGCTTGCCCCTTCGGCGGCCTGCAGCACCGGTTGCCAGGCTGTCGGCTATGGCTACGAGCAGGTCGCCCTGGGGCGGCAGGACTTCATGCTCTGCGGCGGCGCCGACGAGTTCCACCCGCTGACGGCAGCGACCTTCGACGTCATGACCGCCGCCTCGATCGGTTTCAACGACGAGCCGGAGCTGACCCCGCGCCCCTTTGATCGTCGGCGGGATGGCATGGTCTGCTCCGAAGGGGGTGGCATCGTCCTCCTCGAAGCACTCGACTCGGCGCTCGCCCGCGGCGCCACCATTCTCGGCGAGGTTACCGGCTTTGCCACGGTCTCCGACCCGAGCAGCATTGCCAACCCCAATGCCGCGGCGATGGAGCGCTGTATGCGGGAGACCCTCGAAGATGCCGAACTGGCGCCGGAAGAGGTTGACTACATCAATGCCCATGCGACCGCGACCACCCAGGGAGATATCGCCGAAGCCGAGGCGATCCGGGCTATTTTTGCGGCCCGGGTTCCGGTGAGCAGTCTCAAGGGGCATATGGGGCATACCATGGCCGCCAGCGGCGCCCTGGAGCTGCTGGCCTCGATTGAAATGCTGCGGCAGGGGCGCCTGGTTCCAACCCTCAACCTCAATGAGGTCGATCCCGCATGCGCTGGCATCCTTCATGTCCGTGGCATGGAGTCCCGGCCAGTGCGGGCATTCATCAAAAACAACTTCGCCCTCGGGGGCGTCAATTCATCGCTCGTGGTAAGGAGATATCCGCATGACTGA
- a CDS encoding phytoene desaturase family protein, giving the protein MTYDFVVIGAGISGLTTALILARHGRSVALVEKAPEIAPLLRGFSRSGAHFETGFHYAGGLDEEGILTRFFRYLEIADEVETTPFSGSCFDRLRYPGGDEFHFPVGYDALNAALCEAFPAAAGEITAYLDLVQSACSTLPYLNLDADFGALGPFGALQGPTLAEVLTRGISPPALRRLLALHTLLHGVPAAEVPFALHASVVGLYYRSAHGIRGGGKQLAEVLARQLAARGISIFCGSRALALQWDAAGALEGVLTDRHDLLRSRNCVSSLHPRSFLDLVGAAALRPAYRKRLLGLAETCSGYLGFFTARRPVPLLAGSNLYLAGKAEGDARSPGMPMEDRLLYLAGGATDDGSGPHALVAICPADVAETSAWADSRHGGRPGAYRQFKAEMMARMQARIEEEVPELQGALTLRAGATPLTLRHYLGHPGGGLYGVGHRVGQYNPQAATRLPGVFLTGQATAAPGLLGGMLSGFLTCGEILGHDRLRMEVKRCAH; this is encoded by the coding sequence GTGACCTATGACTTTGTGGTCATTGGTGCCGGAATTTCCGGACTGACCACGGCGTTGATCCTGGCCCGCCATGGGCGGTCGGTGGCGCTGGTCGAAAAGGCTCCCGAGATCGCTCCCCTGTTGCGGGGGTTCAGCCGCAGCGGAGCACACTTCGAAACCGGTTTTCACTACGCCGGGGGCTTGGATGAGGAGGGTATTCTCACCCGCTTTTTCCGTTACCTGGAAATAGCGGACGAGGTCGAGACGACTCCGTTTTCTGGCTCCTGTTTTGATCGGCTGCGTTATCCCGGCGGGGACGAGTTTCATTTCCCGGTGGGGTATGATGCCCTGAATGCGGCTCTCTGTGAGGCTTTCCCTGCGGCAGCGGGCGAAATCACCGCCTATCTTGACCTGGTGCAATCGGCCTGTTCGACCCTGCCGTATCTGAACCTGGACGCGGACTTCGGTGCCCTCGGCCCCTTCGGGGCGCTTCAGGGTCCGACCCTCGCCGAGGTGTTGACACGGGGGATCTCGCCACCCGCTCTGCGTCGCCTGCTGGCGCTGCATACCCTGCTCCACGGCGTTCCGGCCGCCGAGGTTCCCTTTGCTCTCCATGCCAGCGTCGTTGGGTTGTACTATCGGTCGGCGCATGGCATACGTGGCGGCGGAAAGCAACTCGCCGAGGTGTTGGCCCGGCAGCTCGCGGCCCGCGGGATCAGCATCTTTTGCGGCAGCCGCGCTCTCGCCCTGCAATGGGATGCTGCCGGTGCCCTGGAAGGAGTCCTCACCGACCGGCATGACCTGTTGCGTAGCCGTAATTGTGTCAGCAGCCTGCATCCCCGCTCGTTTCTCGACCTGGTCGGCGCCGCTGCGTTGCGTCCTGCCTACCGCAAACGCCTGCTGGGGCTGGCCGAGACCTGCTCAGGTTACCTCGGGTTCTTCACGGCCAGGCGCCCGGTTCCACTGCTGGCCGGCAGCAACCTCTATCTCGCCGGCAAGGCGGAAGGAGACGCCAGGTCCCCTGGGATGCCGATGGAGGATCGCCTCCTCTATCTGGCGGGGGGGGCAACTGATGATGGATCCGGCCCGCACGCCCTGGTCGCTATCTGCCCTGCGGATGTGGCAGAGACCAGTGCCTGGGCCGACTCGCGCCATGGGGGGCGGCCGGGGGCCTATCGTCAGTTCAAGGCGGAAATGATGGCGCGGATGCAGGCCCGCATCGAGGAGGAGGTGCCGGAACTCCAGGGCGCCCTTACCCTGCGAGCCGGGGCGACGCCACTCACCTTAAGGCATTACCTCGGCCATCCCGGAGGAGGGCTGTACGGTGTCGGTCATCGGGTCGGGCAATACAACCCGCAAGCCGCGACTCGCCTGCCGGGGGTTTTTCTGACCGGGCAGGCAACGGCCGCACCGGGACTGCTCGGTGGCATGCTTTCCGGATTTCTGACCTGCGGTGAAATTCTGGGTCACGACCGGTTGCGGATGGAGGTCAAGCGATGCGCGCACTGA
- a CDS encoding phenylacetate--CoA ligase family protein codes for MNLTAGNDRFAPFAELSFTSPAAIGAVQDRLLREHLAYLAARSPFYRKRFAASGVDPLRIGGVADLAALPMTGKDDLQRCNEELLCVPTSEVVDRCLTSGTTGRPLVLDQTRTDLDRLAYNEARAFAAAGLGPADRVLVAAAIDRCFMAGMAYFLGLVRLGATAIRGGSSSIPALVELVRDQRPTALIGVPSLLLALGERMAEGGTAVAELGVKRMICIGEPVRNPDLGLSGLGRRLAELWSGEVYGTYASTEMATAFADCSAGCGGHLQPELMVVEILGEDGSPLLPGVAGEVVVTPLQVTGMPLLRYRTGDIAVLHTDPCPCGRKTPRLGPVLGRKAQMLKYRGTTVFPPAITSVLQDMEEVDGFYIEVFDDFPLSDRIRVVVATRHSGQSGEEIAERIAARTRVKPEVVLASSEAVRKMTLSPEKRKSVTFFDHRRNRAVAGSGD; via the coding sequence GTGAATCTGACTGCCGGCAACGACCGCTTTGCCCCTTTCGCCGAACTGTCGTTTACGTCCCCGGCCGCGATTGGCGCGGTCCAGGACCGGCTTCTGCGCGAACACCTCGCCTACCTCGCCGCGCGCTCGCCCTTTTACCGGAAACGCTTCGCAGCCAGCGGCGTCGACCCGCTCCGCATCGGGGGGGTCGCCGATCTCGCCGCTTTGCCCATGACCGGCAAGGACGATCTGCAGCGCTGCAATGAGGAACTGCTCTGTGTTCCTACCAGTGAAGTCGTCGATCGCTGCCTGACCTCCGGGACGACCGGGCGACCGCTGGTTCTTGACCAGACCCGGACTGATCTCGACCGCCTCGCCTATAACGAGGCCAGGGCTTTTGCCGCCGCCGGCCTCGGTCCCGCCGACCGGGTCCTGGTAGCGGCAGCCATCGATCGTTGCTTCATGGCGGGTATGGCCTATTTTCTCGGCCTGGTCCGCCTCGGGGCGACTGCCATCCGCGGGGGGTCGTCGAGTATCCCGGCGCTGGTCGAACTGGTCCGGGATCAGCGTCCGACCGCCCTGATCGGTGTGCCGAGCCTGCTCCTCGCCCTTGGCGAGCGCATGGCGGAAGGTGGGACGGCGGTGGCCGAACTCGGAGTGAAAAGGATGATCTGCATCGGTGAACCGGTGCGCAATCCCGACCTGGGTCTCTCCGGCCTTGGCCGGCGCCTGGCCGAACTCTGGAGCGGCGAGGTTTACGGGACCTATGCCAGTACCGAGATGGCGACCGCATTTGCCGATTGCAGTGCCGGTTGCGGCGGCCACCTGCAACCGGAACTGATGGTGGTCGAGATCCTCGGTGAGGACGGCAGCCCCCTCCTGCCGGGCGTGGCCGGCGAGGTCGTCGTCACCCCGTTGCAGGTGACCGGTATGCCGTTGCTGCGCTACCGCACCGGGGATATTGCCGTCCTCCATACCGATCCCTGCCCCTGCGGCCGCAAAACCCCGCGACTCGGACCGGTACTGGGCCGCAAGGCGCAGATGCTCAAGTATCGGGGGACGACTGTTTTTCCGCCGGCGATCACCTCGGTGCTGCAGGATATGGAAGAGGTGGATGGATTCTATATCGAGGTCTTTGACGACTTCCCCCTCTCCGACCGGATCCGGGTGGTTGTTGCCACCCGGCATTCCGGACAGTCCGGGGAGGAGATCGCCGAACGGATCGCGGCCCGCACCCGGGTCAAACCGGAAGTCGTCCTTGCCAGCAGCGAGGCAGTGCGGAAAATGACCCTGAGCCCGGAAAAGCGCAAATCGGTCACCTTTTTCGACCACCGGCGTAATCGGGCTGTCGCTGGCAGCGGGGACTGA
- a CDS encoding lysophospholipid acyltransferase family protein, translating into MTPTAVTPTASQEFTGDSPRFGVRALLMNGVVYPLLVVWTLLGMLCFPLLFLVWKLVTRWPAGRIMRHFIWIYGRGWLLIMAPFVRFRCRGFADLDLSRPVIFVVNHQSFFDTYCMGLLPVFDVTFAVRSWPFRMVWYRWFMHLAGYLDVESSSWGEVERNGSRVLERGGHLLFFPEGHRSRDGHLQRFYNGAFQLAVATGRPLVPLCLSGTGTLLPPGRLSLRPARVCLTALPAIDSRCFSGANAHRELRTLARDRMIAVLTGQAGGDSA; encoded by the coding sequence ATGACGCCGACTGCCGTGACCCCAACCGCCTCCCAAGAGTTCACCGGGGATTCTCCCCGGTTCGGGGTCCGGGCCCTGCTGATGAATGGCGTGGTCTATCCGCTGCTGGTGGTGTGGACACTCCTCGGCATGCTCTGCTTTCCGCTGTTGTTCCTGGTCTGGAAGCTCGTCACCCGCTGGCCGGCCGGTCGCATCATGCGGCACTTTATCTGGATTTACGGACGTGGCTGGCTGCTGATCATGGCCCCCTTCGTGCGCTTTCGCTGCCGCGGCTTTGCCGATCTCGATCTTTCCCGGCCGGTGATCTTCGTCGTCAATCACCAGTCGTTCTTTGACACCTACTGCATGGGCCTGCTCCCCGTCTTTGACGTGACCTTTGCGGTCCGCTCCTGGCCGTTCCGGATGGTCTGGTACCGGTGGTTCATGCATCTCGCCGGCTACCTGGATGTCGAGAGTTCCAGCTGGGGGGAAGTCGAAAGGAACGGAAGCCGGGTCCTCGAAAGGGGGGGGCATCTCCTCTTCTTTCCGGAGGGGCATCGCAGCCGCGACGGTCATCTGCAGCGTTTTTACAATGGCGCCTTTCAGCTGGCAGTGGCAACCGGCCGGCCGCTGGTCCCCCTCTGCCTCAGTGGCACCGGTACCCTGCTACCGCCGGGACGGCTCAGCCTGCGCCCGGCCCGGGTCTGCCTGACGGCCCTGCCGGCCATCGACAGCCGGTGTTTTTCGGGGGCGAATGCCCACCGTGAATTGCGTACCCTGGCCCGCGACCGGATGATCGCCGTCCTCACCGGGCAGGCTGGCGGAGACTCTGCGTGA
- a CDS encoding HAL/PAL/TAL family ammonia-lyase, protein MDQRPTVVLTGNDLTIEEIVAIGVGDKRVALDPAALERCRASRRFLEEEVAAGRIIYGVNTSFGPMCNKIIEDREIETLQVNLIRSHAAGLGDPLKPYIALGVLTVRLNTLVKGYSGVRIELLEFMRDMINRGIAPYIPECGSVGASGDLIHLAHMALGMIGEGEVYDRGTLRPAAAALTDHGLAPFRLSFKEGIALMNGTSAMTALAAFALFGAMKLMRLSCVTGAFALEIFGGIDDAFDEDLHLVKPHPGQLEVAGTIRALYQGSKNIVLRENMHQLIRSQKKDGPVFETSINVQDVYSVRCTPQVLAPVAEAIEVAVRTVTTEANSSNDNPIIIPDKKKVIHGGNFHGQSIGFVMDSLCMAIATLGNISERRINKYLDKHLNEGLPEFLIPGTLGLTMGFMGAQYLATSTTAENRQLAGPVSTNSISCNASNQDVVSMGTVAARKAFKAVSNAKHILTLEILADLQALSFRNADGLGRGTGRIYRELVKEFTLYDNSQVFHEELTRFRRLLFSSQLFDDLAPYCEAD, encoded by the coding sequence ATGGACCAGCGTCCCACTGTCGTTCTGACCGGAAATGACCTGACAATCGAAGAGATCGTCGCCATTGGCGTCGGTGACAAACGGGTTGCCCTCGATCCGGCCGCCCTGGAGCGTTGCCGGGCCAGCCGTCGGTTTCTCGAAGAAGAGGTCGCCGCCGGCCGCATTATCTACGGCGTCAATACCTCTTTCGGGCCGATGTGCAACAAGATCATCGAGGACAGGGAGATCGAGACCCTGCAGGTCAACCTGATCCGCAGCCATGCCGCCGGTCTTGGCGATCCCCTCAAGCCATACATCGCTCTCGGCGTGCTGACGGTGCGTTTGAACACCCTGGTCAAGGGGTACAGCGGGGTGCGTATCGAGCTGCTCGAGTTCATGCGCGATATGATCAATCGCGGCATTGCGCCCTATATACCCGAATGCGGCAGTGTCGGCGCCTCGGGGGACCTCATTCATCTCGCCCATATGGCGCTGGGGATGATCGGGGAAGGGGAGGTCTACGACCGCGGCACCCTGCGCCCGGCAGCAGCTGCCCTCACCGACCATGGCCTGGCACCCTTCCGGCTCTCCTTCAAGGAAGGGATTGCGCTGATGAACGGGACCAGCGCCATGACGGCGTTGGCCGCCTTTGCCCTCTTCGGGGCAATGAAACTGATGCGCCTCTCCTGTGTCACCGGGGCCTTCGCCCTCGAAATATTCGGCGGCATCGATGACGCATTCGACGAAGACCTCCACCTGGTCAAGCCGCACCCCGGGCAGCTCGAGGTGGCCGGCACCATTCGCGCCCTCTACCAGGGCTCGAAGAACATCGTCCTGCGGGAGAACATGCATCAGCTGATCCGCAGCCAGAAGAAGGATGGCCCAGTCTTCGAAACCAGCATCAACGTGCAGGACGTCTACTCAGTGCGCTGCACCCCGCAGGTCCTTGCCCCGGTCGCCGAGGCGATCGAAGTGGCGGTGCGGACCGTGACCACCGAGGCCAACTCCAGCAATGACAACCCGATCATCATTCCGGACAAAAAGAAGGTGATTCACGGCGGCAATTTCCATGGCCAGTCGATCGGATTCGTCATGGACTCCCTCTGCATGGCGATTGCCACCCTTGGCAATATCTCGGAGCGCCGCATCAACAAATACCTCGACAAGCATCTCAATGAGGGGTTGCCCGAGTTTCTGATCCCCGGCACCCTCGGTCTGACCATGGGTTTCATGGGCGCCCAGTACCTGGCGACCTCGACCACCGCCGAGAACCGGCAGTTGGCCGGGCCGGTCTCCACCAACTCGATCTCCTGCAACGCCTCCAACCAGGATGTGGTGAGCATGGGGACGGTGGCGGCACGCAAGGCGTTCAAGGCGGTGAGCAATGCCAAGCATATCCTGACCCTGGAGATTCTCGCCGACCTGCAGGCGCTCTCCTTCCGCAATGCGGATGGGCTCGGGCGCGGCACCGGACGCATTTACCGGGAGCTGGTCAAGGAGTTCACGCTTTACGATAACAGCCAGGTTTTTCACGAAGAACTGACCCGGTTCCGCCGGCTCCTCTTCTCCAGCCAGCTCTTCGATGATCTGGCCCCCTATTGCGAGGCGGACTAG